The following proteins come from a genomic window of Leptolyngbya iicbica LK:
- a CDS encoding DUF1636 family protein, whose translation MSETTLMVCALCRFSAQERSRNGVAGGQYLIDQLRQALASRQLQDAVKIEPLRCMAGCHQPCNVSIAAPGKLTFIFSGVAPTTGAASVSEFCQQYAATTDGRVPYGDRSLAIRRATAFVLPPLPTP comes from the coding sequence ATGTCTGAAACAACGTTGATGGTGTGCGCCTTGTGTCGTTTTTCTGCACAAGAGCGTAGTCGTAATGGTGTGGCTGGTGGTCAGTATTTGATCGACCAGTTGCGCCAAGCTCTGGCCTCACGGCAACTACAAGATGCGGTCAAGATCGAGCCTTTACGCTGTATGGCGGGATGTCACCAGCCCTGCAATGTGTCAATCGCGGCACCGGGTAAGCTGACATTTATTTTCAGTGGCGTTGCCCCCACCACTGGCGCAGCTTCAGTCTCAGAGTTTTGCCAGCAATATGCTGCGACGACCGATGGGCGGGTGCCCTATGGCGATCGCTCGCTTGCCATCCGGCGGGCAACTGCCTTTGTGCTGCCCCCACTCCCCACTCCTTAG
- a CDS encoding CHAT domain-containing protein, with protein sequence MLPSQLCTALYRYLRHQWRWLIMMGLATSWTMGLGTTATADYTRYASPEAAPQPVITRGIGVEARIQAIEQTWEADYTAFLRSPSGLQPLDGADVAATLAELNTQTGHRLGLVYIVPESDGLELVLASPDAAAVQYRLEVPRSRFEAEVDNLQRQILRPNSDRYLAPAQQLYQWLIAPMEADLGDRRIDTLVFCVGERVRSLPLAALHDGQQFLAEKYDLGLIPALTLTDPQFRALRQVDVLAMGASEFNRLADLPAVSVELSTVADELWPGVIHLNADFTKQVLQRELAQAQYEIVHLATHAEFQEGAADQSFIQLWQDEQLNLLELRDLDWQTLPVELLVLSACQTALGNPQAELGFAGLAYQTGVRSALASLWSVSDVGTLALMREFYGQLAQAQGETKAAVLGSTQRAMIHGEVTLTETQLVNSSGQAIALPLSLQAQVADIDLSHPFYWSAFVLVGAPW encoded by the coding sequence ATGTTGCCCTCACAGTTATGCACGGCCCTGTACCGATATCTGCGCCATCAATGGCGTTGGCTCATCATGATGGGGCTCGCCACTAGTTGGACGATGGGCCTGGGGACGACTGCTACCGCCGATTACACTCGCTATGCGTCCCCTGAGGCAGCCCCACAGCCGGTCATTACCCGAGGCATTGGGGTCGAGGCCCGCATTCAAGCCATCGAACAAACCTGGGAAGCAGACTATACCGCTTTTCTCCGCAGTCCATCAGGGTTGCAACCGTTGGATGGGGCCGATGTGGCGGCGACCCTGGCGGAGCTCAATACCCAGACGGGGCATCGGCTGGGGTTGGTTTATATCGTGCCGGAGAGCGATGGATTAGAGTTGGTGCTTGCGAGTCCTGATGCGGCAGCGGTGCAATATCGTCTAGAGGTGCCGCGATCGCGCTTCGAGGCCGAGGTGGATAATTTACAGCGGCAGATTTTGCGGCCCAATTCTGATCGGTATCTGGCTCCGGCTCAGCAGCTATATCAGTGGCTGATCGCGCCCATGGAGGCGGATTTGGGCGACCGACGAATTGACACGCTGGTCTTTTGTGTGGGAGAGCGAGTGCGATCGCTGCCCTTAGCGGCTCTCCACGATGGACAACAATTCCTGGCAGAAAAGTATGACTTGGGCCTGATTCCCGCCCTGACGCTGACGGATCCGCAGTTTCGGGCGCTGCGTCAGGTGGATGTGTTGGCGATGGGGGCGAGTGAATTCAATCGGTTGGCGGACTTGCCAGCGGTCTCGGTGGAACTATCGACCGTGGCGGACGAGTTGTGGCCTGGGGTCATTCATCTCAATGCGGACTTTACCAAGCAAGTGTTGCAACGCGAGTTGGCGCAGGCCCAGTATGAAATTGTGCATCTGGCGACCCATGCCGAGTTTCAGGAAGGGGCTGCCGACCAATCATTTATTCAGCTCTGGCAAGATGAGCAGCTCAATTTGCTAGAGCTCCGCGACCTGGATTGGCAAACGTTGCCCGTTGAATTGCTGGTACTGAGCGCATGTCAGACGGCGTTGGGCAATCCGCAGGCGGAGTTGGGGTTTGCCGGGTTGGCGTATCAAACCGGGGTGCGATCGGCGCTAGCCAGTTTGTGGTCGGTGAGTGATGTGGGCACGCTGGCGCTGATGCGAGAGTTTTATGGACAACTGGCCCAAGCTCAAGGGGAAACGAAAGCAGCGGTGTTGGGCTCAACGCAGCGGGCCATGATTCACGGCGAGGTGACGCTGACGGAGACGCAACTGGTGAACTCTAGCGGACAGGCGATCGCCCTGCCTCTCAGTCTGCAAGCCCAAGTGGCCGATATTGACCTGTCGCATCCGTT